From the genome of Denticeps clupeoides chromosome 17, fDenClu1.1, whole genome shotgun sequence:
CACATAAGAGTTCAATACTTGCAATAGAACTTAAATAGGGCCTCACACAGGCCCTCATTCAGTGTTTTGTAAGGAAGATTTAAAACATATAACCACGTTCCTgtgtttaaatttaatttgGACTGTATCAGGATTCTGGATTTGTAACGGGTCTTTTGGTTTTATATGCTGGCTGAGTGGAAGCCAGAGTGCCACTCACCCACGATCATGTCGTGTTCGTAGCGTTTGACGATGTCGAAGGAGCTCTGAATGTTCCCTTCCAGGATGTCAAAGACTATGTTGGAGGAGCCCAGCTGAGACGAGGAGTGCGCTGGCGACATGGTTCTCAGGAAAATGATTTCTGTTGGAGATTAGCAGATATTAAAAACAGTTATGCTCCCACAGCACACAATTCCACTTATTTAAATCACTCAGATTTATGGTTTAAGACAGACCAATTCTAAGAGAAATATAATGAAATGGAGGAGAGCAGACACCCTGTTCTTTGTAAATTGTGGGGATTTTCAGAGTTTGTGCCACTGAGCTCTTTGAGTTCTAGGAAGATTCTGACTGTACAGCCGGAAGgctaaaatatgcaaatgtataaCATAAGTGTTTCTGCTACACTTAAATGCTCTTAATGATCCTACATGTACCTTACAATTGTAAAGAAGAACAAATGCATTGTATGTACAGTAGTTGTACCCATCCTTAACCCTATTATCATTACCCTGTAACGAAGAGTGCTCTAGAAAAAGTGTCCGGTAACGCATTTGGTGCTTCTAGTAAGCGATGCCAAAGAgacaaataatagaaaactgtgGTCTACCTTCTGGTTTGGTGAATTCTCTGTAGGTAGGCATGGAGATGAAGGTGTGGGAGATGGAATGCACTGGGTCCAGCACACAGCTGATGTCATTTGGCTGGCAGGATTTCACACAGCGGATGGTGTCAGAGCGGTCGACCCTCGCCCTGCTGATAGAGAGGAAACACGACCTCCTGACCTTCAGCTGGGTCTATAAAAAGCCCTCGCAGGCCAACCACTTCCCTCCTTCGCAATGACAGGGCATCTTAAAAGAGTGTACCACATAATCAGGAGCTCAGCAGGACAGCGAAACGTGGACTACACAAATATTATTCGCACAAATCCAGAGGGCACGCTGGATATAGTACTCTAAATCAAACAATCGAACAACAAATGGCCAAAAACCACACAGACAGACCTTGGTGGTCAGCTTTCTTTTTGCCATTCATGGTTTTGATCTGCTCCTACTgcagaataaaacaatacattcaAGTCTGACAGGGATCCTCCACAGCCTACATGCGATGAAATTTAGGTTTGAAGCATTCCTGCAATTTCACACAAAATAATTTATGGGCCGGGGAGTGCTAAattctgggggaaaaaatgaccaGACAACTCCCTTGTCTCTTAGGCAGTTCACTCTTCTTATTTACAGCAAGGTCTACTTCAAAGTgccctgaaaaaaagaaatctctATCGATGTGGGCACTAGAACTACACTACatgctaagcatggggcttgttcattaGTGCAAGGTCAAAGAAAGTCCTCAGGACTTTCTGACATCTTGATGAACGGAAGTTTAAAacatccagaatgagaaagtaatagctgtcaatcatcaggctcttCCCAGTCTAAACTCTCTTTATAGAAGCCCAATTAATACCAAGTGtccttcttgttttatctatttatgcaaatcctgagCGCTATGTTACACTAGCTGCCCGCTGCACATTTAGCATGTAGCACGTAGCTTACCATCCGtttattgcattgcattgcaagGCTCAGGACCCATTCGCAGTCCAACAGAGATCGACACGAGATGTGTATTATATAAAGCACATTAGAGCAGAATGGACCATGGAGAACCCTTCTCCCCTGGGCTCGTGCACTCCAGTGAAACCCCTGATCCCATATTGGGTTGCAGGCCTCCTTTCATGAAGACTGGGGAGAAGCCCCTGACAAAAAGTCAAGCCACTGCTGGGTACTGGCTTGTAATTAGCAATTAGCGGGTGGGTCTACGTTTTGCTTTGGGCCAGGCCAAAGCCGCAAAATGTTCTCCTAGTTTATAATACCTCGACTCGAGCGTAGCACACAGCACAGAGCGCAAACCCCCAGGGACTCGGGCGAAGCGCTACGACAGGCGATCGGGTGAATTTACGAGAAAATAACGACCCTGGGTGAACTGCCACACGGCACAGAGCACTAACATCAAAGCGGAGAAGCAAGTGGAAGGCTTATTATGCCCTGCGTGTCTCTACTATAGTAGGGGTTCGCAGCATCGTTCTCACGTGGCCAGACACAAAATCCTaatatttcagaaagaaaaacagctcTTTGGAGGGAAGTCCCTTTGGTCAAACTTCGctctttcttccctttttttttgtaattattattatttatagccAGTACATTGATAACGGCCCAACATAAACACTGTAGGCCATAATTCATGTTCAGAGCGGTGATGTTGCCCCACCACAAATTGTTCAGACCACCGGCCAGAACCCAGATCCCCATAAGTCAATGTCAGAAAGTCAGGCGGAATGTGGGCCGCCATCTATTTTTTAAGGGCATCCCCAGCGATGGAGAAGGAGAAGTGCATCTTTCCTTACACTATTGGGCAACAGAGAGTGAACCTTGATGGGTGTTTAGGTTATTTATGTTGGCAAATGCAAACAAACCCCTGGCACTGCCATATCCCTATTCACTTTAAAATTcagatttaaaattttataCAAGTATAAATCACACAGACGGTTGGAAACTGTTTCAGCAAATTCATAGTGACCAGATCAACAATTTGCCAAATCATTTAATGTGAATAGATATAAAAAGAGATCTCAGAATAAGGTGTCATtgatattttgttttaatagaaaatatttcaataatataATGGGACAAAAGAGACACAAAAGAAATTCAGATGACTGTACAGATGTCTTAAAGACATGGGTTAATATTTATTAACTCTACTTCCAAACAGTGCTTTGCCCTAAAGCACCACCTAGAGGCTGTCCAAATGCCAAGTAAAACATGGATTTTCAAGGAATTTCTCAAAGTAAAGGCTTAAATCACAAAGTAACTTAATATAACAAAGGGactgaaatgtatgtatgtatgtatgtatgtatgtgtgtgtgtgtgtgcgtgtaattTTGTGTATTGCTGGTCATTTCTGCTGCTGATAACCCTGGTCACAGTGTTCAGTTTGGGGGATGCTGGTCACGGGGCTGATCTTCGGTGACAAACACTGACACTTTGGCCAGGTAGCTGCTGACAGTGCCATAGCGAAGCAACTTCATCATCACAGAGAGATCAAAGTCCTGAGGCTGGTCGATAGGCCGCTGTACTGCCATCACACCACCGGAGGGCAGTGTCTGTGCGCTGAAGTAGCCACTCTCATTGCCCTCCTCGATGGTGATGTCAATTTCATCACCGGGTACCATGTTGGAGGGCCCCATCCGGAAGATGTTGGTGGGAACAGGGATATTGGTGGGGAAAGTGAGGTGGTAGTAGGTTATTCTCAAAGGCAAGGCCAGGCACTCGCTATGTTCATTGCAAGGCAAGCGTTCACAACGACTGCAAAAAGAGACAGCAGACATATCAGGAGAACAGGAGGGGAGCAAACGAGAGAAAAACAAGAGTTCAACTGATGCAGTGCATGGCATGCAGGCAGATTAAAGGGGCTGGGACAGAACCAGTAACATCAAGTAACATCAAAGCTGTGCTTTCAGAGCAATCAGACATGAAGCATACAtccagaggtgggtagagtagccaAAAATTGTACTCAAGTATGAGTAGCATTACTCAAagataataatacaatttaatagTAGTCATCCAAGGAGTTACTCAAGAAAGATAAAAAGTATCTGTATGAAAGGCCGGGATTCGTTGTTCTTTGATTTAGTACTGGAGACAGTCGCATCTGTCATTTTCCATTCCGTGTCTGTGCTGCGTGACAATTTTTGTGCCACTATGCCACCAcggtttgtgtgtggtcatgtgattgCGTGAAAAAATACTCGTGTTTTAGATCTACTGGTGGCATTTGTCCAgccaaaataaatgtttttaaaaatgtactcaagtaaaagtaaaaagtatggcattgtaaacctactcttaCAAGTATATGTAACTCattactacccacctctgcaTACATAATAATCACCATCTCAGAACAGTTCTCTGTTCCTCCAATCATATCATCCTGATTTGTACTGGGCATCTGTGCTTGTTCATGCTTACGATATGCATATAATCTCTTTCTTATACAAATGCATCAGCATTGCACATGCAGAGACTAGCATCCAGGTGGGGCACACTGTGAAAGGGAGGAGCTCTCCAGATCAGGTAAAGACTAGAAGAGTCTGACCAACTAGTGTATctgctttaaaggtcccctattatgaaaatttcactcagtgaggttatttaacattaatacgagttcccctagcctgtctatggtcctgcagcggCTTGAAATGGCGATAGTTGTATAgagagctttggtcattctgctttgttgttcagagagcagcagctcagacagtaggatctggaatttgtccccttatgacgtcataaggggaaaggttacctcccatttctcatgctttgtctgcccagagaaaaaaagtaactccaccaaccgtcaCAGTGgagtcatggcttgaaaatatgcaaagcattgcagtgagtggatgtaaaattttatttttttctggaaaaacaccgacacgacttcctgtttccaccaggaagtgttgatgacgtcatttccatgaatgcccacttacttctataggccactcccCTCTTCGTCCCGCCTATATCCTCATTTGCatataaagctacagacaccgaaacagcaTGTCCTGAACAAATCTTAAAGTGGCTCTAATTCTgtaccaaggctgaattttgtaaagagacttcagacacaataaataataagggacctttaactAGTACACATCTTTAACAGTTATTTTTTCCATTCAGTACACAGGTACTTTCTCTGCTCACCTTCATCGATAATCTGATAAAGGTAAAGACATGTCACGACTGCTCCAGATGTTCCTAGAACCTTTGTTATGTCCCATAAGGGCAGAGTGATGTGGAGTTTTTTTGGAGTTAAATGTACTCACGTCTCTCCGGAACGCCGATAGTTGTCTGGACACTCAAATGACAGACATTTGAATCCTCCCTGGATGTTGAAGCAGCTCTGAGTTTCTGAGCAAGTATGTGTTCCTGTCACACACTCATCCACATCTGCAAACACGTTACAGATGTATTACATACTCTGCATCATTATAATGTCTACACATATGTAGTTAGGTTATAATGTAAAAGGCTGTCCTGGAATAAATAATCAGAAAGTTTCCTGATGATTATCAAAATATATTAAGATTTTGAATATACTGATATTCAGTGTAATGTAAGATAGCATGACTAGATGGAGCTTTGAGGCTTATATATTATCACCTTTCTCGTGGTCTAACAAGCAAACGTGAAGAATtagattttaatgtaaaatattgacTAATGACAACTATTTAGAGTATATCTGTATTTTTGAGATCCCGTCCTCCAAGTATGTAGTTTTTAGGCGGAAGGTACCCAATACACAAGGTGTGTATTAGAGAGTCTACCTGGGCGGGAGAACTGTGAAACCCCCAGAAGGAACCGGGGGGCGGCAGAGGACTTACCCTGGCAGCTGCGGCCGTTGGGGGCCAGGGTGTATCCTGAAGCCGGACACGTGCAGTGGAAGCTCCCCGGAGTATTGTGGCAGCGGTATGAGCAGATATGGCCACCGGTGGGAAGAGCGCATTCGTCAATGTCTGCAAAATTAATGACACCCAAATTAATGACGCCCGTTCCATGACTGGTACAGATCGCTGTTGGACCAGTGCGTACGTCGCAGTCTTGTTAAATTACAGAATCTACACGTACACAGTGTGAACAACGCAAAACAGCATGAACCTTGAAGATTCCAGACAGACTATACTATATGTTGCCGCTCCAAATACACCTGACCCAGAAACACAGATCTGTTCTGATGAATGGTCGTGGAACTTCAACGCAAGCTTAAAcctatttattacatttaaactgGACCAAggagtatttaaaaaaaagctcaccTTCACAAGTGGTGCCGTCCACATCGCTAAGCTGATAGCCACGGCGGCAGTAGCACTGGTAGGAGCCGTAAACGTTGGCACACTCCTGGCTGCAGGGGCTGCTCTCACACTCATTGACGTCTACATTTGATGCAAACGATGAAGGAGGTAAATTATCAATAATTAtatcaataattattttattgtaataatcatgtaattttttttttgaaagcatAACCCTGGCCAACTACAAATTTGCGATTTATCGCACAGTGGTATGCCAACCCTGGCAGCTTTTGGCCAGCAGAGGTCACTTAAAATACACAACTGTAGAGCAACATGCATTTTTGGGGTCTTTGTGCTATGAAGGTTTGGAAATGCTGTATTGGCCGAGCATTACCTGCTGCCtaaattaaaatgactaaaattcCATGGCTAGTAGTTTGTTCAAGACTGGTGCAATTTATAGACAGGAGTGCCCCAAaccatgttcactaatgtaatgctcaggatttacatgaatcTGCATGGAGGACGGTGAAAAAGAATAAAGTTCACGTGAAGGCTCAGCAGCAGAAAATAATCAGTTTTGGCATATCCAACCAAAACAATCCAATAAAGCATCACTTGCTACTTTCTTTTCTCAGCAGAATAAATACATCTTCCTTACCATCACAATTTCTCCCATCACTGGCCAGTTTAAAGCCCATGGTGCAGCTGCACTTGTACGATCCCAATACATTGTCACACTTGTGCGCACAAAGGCGGCCTGGGTAGTGCCTGCATTCATTTATGTCTGAGCCACAGAAATAATACAAACAAATCCATCATCAGACCAACATAAAATCCAACAAggaggtaataaaaaaaaaattgaaaaccgCCTTCCTACCTTCACAGACTCGAGTGAGGCTATTGAAGATGTAGCCTGATCGACACTCACATCGGAACGAGCCCACCAGATTGATGCAGCCATGGCCAGCACAAGCTCCATCGGGACCCTTACACTCGTCAATATCTATGACGATTATGAAGAACATTAAAGTGAGCTGCTCATTATAACTGGTCATTATAACTCTCATTATAACACTGTGAGGGCTATTTTCGAACTGGCTCCAAGTGCAGCGCTATGCGTAGGGTTCATTAGTGCAATGTAGtgctcaggatttacatgaacTGACGAAACAAGAAAAAGCACTcagaagaacagaaaataagTCCCTTTTCCGTTACAcagcagaaagtgaagtgacacatggtgacacaacgaaatgtgtcctctgcatttaacccatcacccttagtgagtggtGGGCAGCTGCAGGTGTGCTGCatcgtttcacaatgacaatttcaaCATTGTCTGGTAATGTATATTACAGTACCGGTGTCTGTAGCACACGGGACTGAACTCACCCACACAGCGGGTGCCATCTTCACTGAGGTGGTATCCGCGGCCGCAGTTGACAGAGTTCCTCTGGCAGTTGAAGGATCCCACCGTATTGATACATATCTGCCCCGGCTGACACGGCCCAGTCATGCTCAGACACTCATTAATATCTGCCACACACAGTGTAAATTtacaaatatgaattatttcatACATTTCCAGCAAAATACCATTAGTTTGGGGTtcttattgaaataaaatactCTATACTGGAATCGTGTGAAAGACGAAAGATGTCTTTGCCTTACCGATGCAGTTGCCCTGGGCATCCTGGATATATCCATCACCACACTGCGTCTTGGGCTTGCAGCGGAAAGACCCGCGAGTGTTGATGCATTCGAACCCTGTGTGGCAGTTGTGAGTGCCTAACTCACACTCATCAATGTCTGCACGCCAACCAAAGACAGGGAGCCGGTCAGCGCGTTTTCATCTGGCCCACCGGTAATATGTGTGCTGTGACAAACCTTTGCAGACGTTGCTGTCAGTCAGCTCATAGCCGGTGCCACAGCTGACTTCGCGCTGGCAGCGGAAAGAGCCTACGGTGTTAATGCAGCGCTCTCCGGGCTGACAGTCATGGCCGCCCAACAAGCATTCATTGatatctgaaaaataaaaacgatcCGAGTGGTTCAGTGCCTTGCATTTCACTCTCACTGCTGATGTACAGGCCCATCTGCCCGATTTATCACTGGTTCGTATCCAAAGGACAAGTCCAGATGGTGGTGTGGGGCACAGCAGTGACACCAATGTGGCGGTGGGACACCGGTGACACGTTGGTACGAATGGATCAGGATTTTTACACacatcagtgtcactgctggaTAAATTCCACCCAGCAAAAATATCCAGCCAGCTGCCCTGTGGTCAGAAACTGACCACTGAACTTTTCATGGCTACAGTGGAACTACAATCTCTAACTCTGTACAGCCTGTGTAATAGTAAAACTacagaaaatctgaaaaaacatcaagagaaaaaaacaataacaacaacaataatattaaaagttattctaatttattattaaaagcagTATTAAGATTACCATAATATTACTGTTTGTCCTTCatcttaattattcattttaaaatttgttACAAATATTATGATTATCATACTTTTCCTTAGGAGCGACCATGGTTAagtttcactttacttttagcTTTTTTCTACACTGTCTTATTGTGCTATGACCGGTTTGCTAGCACATATTTTGTGTTGTCGTGTATCCATGGTAAGAATGAGTGGAAAAGGGACATGCCGGTTTGCTCACCCTCGCAACTTTTCCCATCTGGTTTGAGTTTGTAGCCCTTAAAGCAGGAGCAGGTGCCACTGCTTTCACATTTATGGACACAATTCGCttctggagagagtgagagaagaaATGTAATCCACAGTCATGGCCAAACCTTTTCACAACGtctgctgcttccgtttttattatggcaatttgcatatacccCAGAATGTTTTGAAGAGTggtcagatgaattg
Proteins encoded in this window:
- the fbln1 gene encoding fibulin-1 isoform X2, coding for MRPWVVVVVLFSFYYVLHGQESRDPVSLENCCKDGRERGQDNQDCTGLPLISASTTCRIVQEQCCASAIEDAGCTKGINMAKDLGACESLFSGSTCETKTSKMCCDCCLLGKAAQTLGQPCDLSLSVSYQCGLVSRACCVDGAPEQEFNGTQENKTPNDQETEKSDLCKEANCVHKCESSGTCSCFKGYKLKPDGKSCEDINECLLGGHDCQPGERCINTVGSFRCQREVSCGTGYELTDSNVCKDIDECELGTHNCHTGFECINTRGSFRCKPKTQCGDGYIQDAQGNCIDINECLSMTGPCQPGQICINTVGSFNCQRNSVNCGRGYHLSEDGTRCVDIDECKGPDGACAGHGCINLVGSFRCECRSGYIFNSLTRVCEDINECRHYPGRLCAHKCDNVLGSYKCSCTMGFKLASDGRNCDDVNECESSPCSQECANVYGSYQCYCRRGYQLSDVDGTTCEDIDECALPTGGHICSYRCHNTPGSFHCTCPASGYTLAPNGRSCQDVDECVTGTHTCSETQSCFNIQGGFKCLSFECPDNYRRSGETARVDRSDTIRCVKSCQPNDISCVLDPVHSISHTFISMPTYREFTKPEEIIFLRTMSPAHSSSQLGSSNIVFDILEGNIQSSFDIVKRYEHDMIVGVVRQVKRLIGPQDIVLKLAMNYVTNGVVSHRNIVNVHIFVSEFWF
- the fbln1 gene encoding fibulin-1 isoform X1; amino-acid sequence: MRPWVVVVVLFSFYYVLHGQESRDPVSLENCCKDGRERGQDNQDCTGLPLISASTTCRIVQEQCCASAIEDAGCTKGINMAKDLGACESLFSGSTCETKTSKMCCDCCLLGKAAQTLGQPCDLSLSVSYQCGLVSRACCVDGAPEQEFNGTQENKTPNDQETEKSDLCKEANCVHKCESSGTCSCFKGYKLKPDGKSCEDINECLLGGHDCQPGERCINTVGSFRCQREVSCGTGYELTDSNVCKDIDECELGTHNCHTGFECINTRGSFRCKPKTQCGDGYIQDAQGNCIDINECLSMTGPCQPGQICINTVGSFNCQRNSVNCGRGYHLSEDGTRCVDIDECKGPDGACAGHGCINLVGSFRCECRSGYIFNSLTRVCEDINECRHYPGRLCAHKCDNVLGSYKCSCTMGFKLASDGRNCDDVNECESSPCSQECANVYGSYQCYCRRGYQLSDVDGTTCEDIDECALPTGGHICSYRCHNTPGSFHCTCPASGYTLAPNGRSCQDVDECVTGTHTCSETQSCFNIQGGFKCLSFECPDNYRRSGETRARVDRSDTIRCVKSCQPNDISCVLDPVHSISHTFISMPTYREFTKPEEIIFLRTMSPAHSSSQLGSSNIVFDILEGNIQSSFDIVKRYEHDMIVGVVRQVKRLIGPQDIVLKLAMNYVTNGVVSHRNIVNVHIFVSEFWF
- the fbln1 gene encoding fibulin-1 isoform X3; its protein translation is MRPWVVVVVLFSFYYVLHGQESRDPVSLENCCKDGRERGQDNQDCTGLPLISASTTCRIVQEQCCASAIEDAGCTKGINMAKDLGACESLFSGSTCETKTSKMCCDCCLLGKAAQTLGQPCDLSLSVSYQCGLVSRACCVDGAPEQEFNGTQENKTPNDQETEKSDLCKEANCVHKCESSGTCSCFKGYKLKPDGKSCEDINECLLGGHDCQPGERCINTVGSFRCQREVSCGTGYELTDSNVCKDIDECELGTHNCHTGFECINTRGSFRCKPKTQCGDGYIQDAQGNCIDINECLSMTGPCQPGQICINTVGSFNCQRNSVNCGRGYHLSEDGTRCVDIDECKGPDGACAGHGCINLVGSFRCECRSGYIFNSLTRVCEDINECRHYPGRLCAHKCDNVLGSYKCSCTMGFKLASDGRNCDDVNECESSPCSQECANVYGSYQCYCRRGYQLSDVDGTTCEDIDECALPTGGHICSYRCHNTPGSFHCTCPASGYTLAPNGRSCQDVDECVTGTHTCSETQSCFNIQGGFKCLSFECPDNYRRSGETRCERLPCNEHSECLALPLRITYYHLTFPTNIPVPTNIFRMGPSNMVPGDEIDITIEEGNESGYFSAQTLPSGGVMAVQRPIDQPQDFDLSVMMKLLRYGTVSSYLAKVSVFVTEDQPRDQHPPN